One stretch of Pigmentiphaga aceris DNA includes these proteins:
- a CDS encoding amino acid ABC transporter permease: MNYSWDFLVYFKQSVTGEGVYWRLLASGLGWTVLLSLSAWVLALVLALGIGIARTLPSPLLRWPAAVYVHCFRNIPLLVQVFLWFYVVPELLPEAIGRAIKQAPATTSQFLTMLLALTLFTAAKAAELVRAGIESVPRGQKQAAMAMGLGFVDSYRLVIVPQALRIIVAPLTSDFMNVFKNSAVALTIGLMELTGRTRQFSEFSAQPFEAFLAATLIYMGVTWCVVLLMRHVETRLRIPGRRGADVWMASTGVP, from the coding sequence GTGAACTACAGCTGGGACTTCCTCGTTTACTTCAAGCAGTCCGTGACCGGCGAGGGGGTCTACTGGCGGCTGCTGGCAAGTGGCCTGGGCTGGACGGTGCTGTTGTCTCTCAGTGCCTGGGTGCTGGCCTTGGTGCTGGCGCTGGGTATCGGCATTGCCCGAACCCTGCCCAGCCCCTTGCTGCGGTGGCCTGCAGCGGTATACGTGCATTGCTTTCGCAACATACCGCTGCTGGTGCAGGTTTTCCTGTGGTTCTACGTGGTGCCGGAACTGCTGCCCGAGGCGATCGGGCGCGCAATCAAGCAGGCACCGGCCACCACCAGCCAATTCCTGACCATGCTGCTGGCGCTGACCTTGTTCACCGCGGCCAAGGCTGCTGAGCTGGTTCGTGCCGGCATCGAGTCAGTACCACGCGGGCAAAAGCAGGCCGCCATGGCAATGGGGCTCGGGTTTGTCGATTCCTATCGGCTGGTGATCGTGCCGCAGGCATTGCGCATCATCGTTGCGCCGCTGACATCCGACTTCATGAACGTGTTCAAGAATTCTGCTGTGGCTTTGACCATCGGCCTGATGGAACTGACGGGTCGCACCCGGCAATTCAGCGAATTCAGCGCGCAGCCCTTTGAAGCATTCCTGGCTGCGACCTTGATCTACATGGGCGTCACCTGGTGCGTGGTGTTGTTGATGCGGCATGTCGAAACGCGTTTGCGCATTCCTGGCAGGCGGGGAGCTGACGTATGGATGGCTTCAACTGGGGTGCCCTGA
- a CDS encoding amino acid ABC transporter permease, with translation MDGFNWGALNRAWPYLLDGMYTTAMLTVVGMVLGILFGTGLAIARLFGPPWLARVARFYTDVFRSIPLILTIFWVYFLVPYALRAITGNPNLDVGPVYAALTAFVLAEAAYFGEIIRGGLGSVPKGQMQAATALGMGKFTALRLIVLPQAFRNMMPSLINQSIGLLMDTSLVYVISLNDFLGAATKVAQRDGTVVEVYLFVALVYLAICSLGTALVAVMRRRVLER, from the coding sequence ATGGATGGCTTCAACTGGGGTGCCCTGAATCGTGCTTGGCCGTACCTGCTGGATGGCATGTACACCACGGCCATGCTTACCGTGGTCGGCATGGTGCTGGGCATTCTGTTCGGCACCGGGCTTGCCATTGCCCGGCTGTTCGGCCCGCCTTGGCTGGCGCGCGTGGCGCGGTTCTATACCGATGTGTTCCGTTCGATCCCGTTGATTCTGACGATCTTCTGGGTGTACTTCCTGGTGCCTTACGCATTGCGCGCCATTACCGGCAATCCGAACCTGGATGTCGGTCCGGTGTATGCCGCATTGACCGCTTTCGTGCTGGCCGAAGCGGCGTATTTCGGGGAGATCATCCGGGGTGGGTTGGGCAGTGTGCCCAAAGGGCAGATGCAGGCGGCCACCGCCTTGGGCATGGGGAAATTCACCGCACTGCGCCTGATCGTGTTGCCACAGGCGTTTCGCAACATGATGCCCTCACTGATCAACCAGTCCATCGGCCTGCTGATGGATACGTCGCTGGTGTATGTGATCAGCCTGAACGACTTTCTGGGCGCGGCCACCAAGGTGGCGCAGCGTGACGGTACGGTGGTCGAGGTCTATCTGTTCGTGGCCTTGGTGTACCTGGCGATATGTTCGCTGGGGACCGCGCTGGTGGCGGTGATGCGGCGGCGTGTGCTGGAACGGTGA
- a CDS encoding MerR family transcriptional regulator: MQDLPAPAHPQCLSASEAARSLGVSIKALRLYESHGLLTPGRTVAGYRAYGVEDMARAADVAALRALGLSLAQVAKALTGDRDTLGLALATQESALNDQMHDLVRKLDKLRQLQADLAAGAMPADALPQLLHPASAISVAFDLPWPWGGERFELRHIRPLTYLVGSLGSGKTRLAECLAAALPGGGFLGLDRVGQGGATAADLLKADPVLAMRVDRACTWLVDEGANQSDALTSLMVAVESDGRGALVVDMVEQGLDQATQEALIIYLRMRAKDGGRRLFLMTRSSSILDLSAVGPDEAIILCPPNHSPPSRVAPYPGSPGYEAVASCLASPDVRARVAHRPVVA; encoded by the coding sequence ATGCAAGACCTTCCCGCGCCCGCGCATCCCCAGTGCTTGAGCGCCTCGGAAGCAGCCAGATCGCTTGGCGTATCGATCAAGGCCTTGCGGCTGTATGAGTCGCACGGCCTGCTGACGCCAGGGCGAACCGTAGCCGGTTATCGGGCATATGGTGTCGAAGATATGGCGCGCGCGGCCGATGTGGCGGCCTTGCGCGCTTTGGGCCTTAGCCTGGCGCAAGTGGCAAAGGCACTGACGGGTGATCGAGATACGCTGGGCTTGGCCCTGGCGACGCAGGAGTCAGCCTTGAACGACCAGATGCATGATCTGGTGCGCAAGCTCGACAAACTTCGACAGCTTCAGGCCGATCTGGCGGCGGGGGCCATGCCTGCCGACGCCTTGCCCCAGTTGCTGCATCCCGCGTCCGCTATCAGCGTGGCGTTTGACCTTCCCTGGCCCTGGGGCGGCGAACGTTTTGAGCTTCGCCACATCAGGCCGTTGACCTACCTCGTCGGTTCACTGGGCAGTGGGAAAACGCGGTTGGCCGAATGTCTGGCTGCAGCGCTGCCAGGTGGGGGCTTTCTGGGGCTGGATCGCGTGGGGCAGGGCGGCGCAACCGCAGCGGATTTGCTGAAGGCCGATCCGGTGCTGGCTATGCGCGTTGATCGCGCCTGCACATGGCTGGTGGATGAAGGAGCAAACCAGTCCGATGCGCTGACAAGCTTGATGGTTGCAGTGGAGTCCGATGGGCGTGGTGCCCTGGTGGTGGACATGGTGGAACAAGGCCTGGACCAAGCGACACAAGAAGCGCTGATCATCTATCTGCGTATGCGCGCAAAGGACGGTGGGCGGCGGCTGTTTCTGATGACGCGATCGTCGTCGATTCTGGATCTGAGCGCCGTCGGGCCTGACGAAGCCATCATTCTCTGCCCGCCCAATCACAGCCCGCCAAGCCGCGTGGCACCGTACCCCGGCTCACCAGGATATGAGGCCGTTGCAAGCTGCCTGGCGTCTCCCGACGTGCGCGCGCGGGTCGCGCATCGCCCTGTGGTGGCGTAG
- a CDS encoding sensor domain-containing diguanylate cyclase, protein MGYRSIARLLDTLDVAFCAFDAQDRAILWNETFLLFFPEHRGHIFEGEPYQENLRRFYLSRMSSDDVALLERHVAEGVLRNRTQTRPFHFEHNGRWVRVSSVPESSGGRLRIWVQIQANDPNQLRDQQPERMASAIAIPDPSAFLDTVGAAAAFLDAQRRIVSVNAQFLAIYGFTDAQEVVTKTYAEIVHDLWCNTEVAEERELHEHDISVALVDALYFSGAPFELPLPGKRWVRITMNWSGDGQMYALHWDITESKRHETELRESERRAKDTQRQLRAVTNDLRLETHRLEQTEERIRKTFVSSGIPTIVVLDDGSLIDANRAAGAMFEYGIDDLLRCTLNDLIGMDLSDIAFEGERGNQESQIVSGVEIDFYRKGGSRGCCQLFGARSLRVAGAASHAVLHMLDVTTRKSEALANEEKLLRLQRDAFNDPLTGVGNRRYLELMLRDWLADGGVHALLFLDLDGFKAVNDLAGHAAGDSLLRKIAKVISKTLRVGDVMGRLGGDEFLVLLRHCEPLRARPLAVKIIAAVNAAGASSESGMPPVGASIGIRGFGGEDEPVHSLISDADVACYAAKRAGKNRAEVFGDAD, encoded by the coding sequence ATGGGCTACCGCTCTATCGCCAGGTTGCTGGACACGCTGGATGTGGCGTTCTGCGCCTTCGACGCGCAGGATCGTGCCATCCTGTGGAACGAAACCTTCCTGCTTTTCTTTCCCGAGCATCGGGGTCACATCTTCGAAGGTGAGCCCTATCAGGAAAATCTTCGGCGTTTTTACCTTTCCCGAATGAGCAGTGACGACGTGGCGCTGCTGGAGCGCCACGTGGCAGAAGGTGTGCTTCGCAATCGGACACAGACGCGGCCCTTTCACTTCGAGCACAACGGACGCTGGGTAAGAGTGTCTTCCGTGCCCGAGTCCTCGGGCGGCCGGCTGCGGATCTGGGTGCAGATCCAGGCGAATGACCCCAATCAGTTGCGCGACCAGCAGCCCGAGCGCATGGCCTCGGCGATTGCGATTCCCGACCCATCGGCGTTTCTTGATACGGTGGGCGCGGCGGCGGCGTTTCTGGATGCGCAGCGGCGCATCGTGTCGGTCAATGCGCAATTTCTGGCTATCTATGGTTTCACCGACGCACAAGAGGTGGTGACCAAGACCTACGCCGAGATCGTGCATGACTTATGGTGCAACACCGAGGTGGCGGAAGAGCGCGAGCTGCACGAGCACGACATTTCCGTGGCCTTGGTCGATGCCTTGTATTTCTCCGGGGCACCGTTCGAGCTGCCGCTGCCCGGCAAGCGCTGGGTGCGCATCACCATGAACTGGTCGGGTGACGGGCAGATGTATGCGCTGCATTGGGACATTACCGAGAGCAAGCGCCACGAAACGGAATTGCGGGAAAGCGAACGCCGGGCCAAGGACACGCAACGGCAACTGCGCGCCGTGACCAACGACCTGCGTCTGGAAACCCACCGCCTGGAGCAGACCGAAGAACGCATCCGCAAGACGTTTGTTTCCTCGGGTATTCCAACCATTGTGGTGCTGGATGATGGCAGTCTGATCGATGCAAACCGGGCGGCCGGCGCGATGTTCGAATACGGCATTGACGACCTGCTGCGATGCACCTTGAATGACCTGATCGGCATGGACTTGTCCGATATCGCGTTCGAGGGGGAACGGGGCAATCAGGAATCGCAGATCGTGTCGGGCGTCGAGATCGATTTCTATCGAAAGGGCGGTAGCAGAGGCTGTTGCCAACTGTTCGGTGCCCGATCCTTGCGGGTTGCTGGCGCAGCGTCTCATGCCGTGCTGCACATGCTGGATGTGACGACAAGAAAATCGGAAGCGCTGGCAAACGAGGAAAAGCTGCTGCGCTTGCAGCGCGATGCGTTCAACGATCCGCTAACCGGTGTGGGCAATCGGCGTTATCTGGAATTGATGCTGCGCGACTGGCTGGCCGATGGCGGCGTGCACGCCTTGCTGTTCCTGGATCTGGACGGTTTCAAGGCCGTCAACGATCTGGCTGGCCATGCGGCTGGCGACAGCCTGCTGCGCAAGATCGCCAAGGTAATCAGCAAGACCTTGCGCGTCGGCGACGTCATGGGGCGGCTGGGCGGCGACGAGTTCCTGGTGTTGCTGAGGCATTGTGAACCGCTGCGCGCCCGGCCGCTGGCGGTCAAGATCATTGCGGCGGTGAATGCGGCAGGAGCGTCTTCCGAGTCCGGCATGCCCCCGGTGGGCGCGAGCATCGGGATTCGGGGTTTTGGTGGCGAAGACGAGCCGGTACACAGCCTGATCAGCGATGCCGACGTGGCCTGCTATGCGGCAAAACGCGCGGGCAAGAACCGCGCCGAGGTCTTCGGGGACGCTGACTGA
- a CDS encoding TetR/AcrR family transcriptional regulator: MATLDAPQEENRLLVALASAMVDRPRATLQELAQAVGVSKATLYRFCRTREQLVERLIHHGTVVIGHAIASAELHTSPPLEALRRLIANNLEHRELSSFLMHYWKDASTPPAAGEEWEIALDTFFLRGQQEGVFRIDLTASVLTELWITIFMGLIDGERRGRIARAGMAGLVERAFLHGAAKA, translated from the coding sequence ATGGCAACCTTGGACGCGCCGCAGGAAGAAAACCGGCTGTTGGTGGCACTGGCATCGGCCATGGTCGACCGACCCCGCGCTACCTTGCAGGAACTGGCCCAGGCGGTTGGCGTCAGCAAGGCCACGCTGTACCGCTTCTGTCGAACCCGCGAGCAGTTGGTGGAACGCTTGATCCACCACGGCACGGTGGTGATCGGCCACGCAATTGCGTCAGCCGAGCTGCATACCTCGCCCCCTCTGGAGGCCTTGCGGCGCCTGATCGCCAACAACCTGGAACATCGGGAACTGAGTTCCTTCCTGATGCACTACTGGAAGGATGCGTCGACCCCGCCCGCTGCAGGCGAAGAATGGGAAATCGCGCTGGACACGTTTTTCCTGCGCGGCCAGCAGGAAGGCGTCTTCCGCATCGATCTCACCGCGTCGGTGCTGACCGAACTGTGGATAACGATTTTCATGGGTCTGATCGATGGCGAACGGCGCGGCCGCATTGCCCGTGCCGGCATGGCCGGACTGGTGGAACGGGCGTTCCTGCACGGCGCGGCAAAGGCCTGA
- a CDS encoding efflux RND transporter periplasmic adaptor subunit encodes MWWPAASFAVVVLAACGKAPEQAYAPPTPTVEVVTVQPRTLALSSDLPGRIEAVRVAEVRARVPGIVLSRHFKEGADVKAGEVLFRIDPAPLKAALSRAQAELARTEATVFDAEAVVRRYSPLVEIEAVSRQDFDAAQTTLKSAQAARQAAQADVQTARLNLDYATVKAPIAGRIGRALVTEGALVGQNETTAMATIQQLDPVYADFKQPVADMLRLRERQQGQGTVPISITVDGTEHKRDGEMLFSDITVDRGTGQVSLRGQFANPDGMLLPGMYVRVHTGQGSQPAAILVPQRAVQRGGDGTASVLLVGKDDLVESRTVRMGVMQGSEWQVTEGLTGGERVIVNGAGNARPGEKVVVAAPPAAAPATSAAAGASKT; translated from the coding sequence ATGTGGTGGCCTGCCGCCTCGTTCGCCGTTGTCGTATTGGCCGCTTGCGGCAAAGCGCCTGAACAAGCCTATGCGCCGCCCACCCCCACAGTAGAAGTCGTCACCGTTCAGCCACGTACGCTGGCCTTGTCGAGCGACCTGCCTGGCCGCATTGAAGCGGTTCGCGTGGCTGAGGTGCGTGCCCGTGTGCCTGGCATTGTGCTCAGCCGCCACTTCAAGGAAGGCGCGGACGTCAAGGCAGGCGAGGTCTTGTTCCGCATTGATCCGGCTCCGCTGAAGGCGGCGCTGTCGCGGGCCCAGGCCGAATTGGCCAGAACCGAGGCAACCGTGTTCGATGCCGAGGCGGTGGTTCGCCGTTACAGCCCGCTGGTCGAGATCGAGGCCGTCAGCCGACAGGACTTCGATGCTGCGCAGACCACCCTGAAAAGCGCCCAGGCGGCCCGTCAGGCGGCCCAGGCCGACGTGCAGACAGCGCGCCTGAACCTGGACTACGCCACAGTGAAGGCACCGATCGCTGGCCGCATCGGCCGTGCGCTGGTGACCGAAGGCGCGCTGGTGGGACAGAACGAAACCACCGCAATGGCGACCATCCAGCAGCTTGATCCGGTCTACGCCGACTTCAAGCAGCCCGTTGCCGACATGCTGCGTCTGCGCGAACGCCAACAAGGACAGGGCACGGTGCCGATCTCGATCACGGTTGATGGCACCGAACACAAGCGTGATGGCGAAATGCTGTTCTCCGACATCACGGTGGACCGTGGTACCGGCCAAGTGTCTTTGCGCGGCCAATTCGCCAATCCCGACGGCATGTTGTTGCCCGGCATGTACGTGCGCGTGCACACCGGCCAGGGCAGCCAGCCCGCCGCGATTCTGGTGCCGCAACGTGCGGTGCAGCGCGGCGGCGACGGCACGGCCAGCGTGCTGCTGGTTGGCAAGGACGACCTGGTTGAATCGCGCACCGTTCGCATGGGCGTGATGCAGGGTTCTGAATGGCAGGTGACGGAAGGACTGACCGGTGGCGAACGGGTAATCGTCAACGGTGCAGGCAATGCCCGTCCCGGCGAGAAAGTGGTCGTGGCGGCACCGCCTGCTGCGGCCCCTGCGACATCGGCTGCTGCCGGCGCGTCCAAGACCTGA
- a CDS encoding efflux RND transporter permease subunit: protein MPKFFIDRPNFAWVVAIFIALAGLLAIPSLPVSQFPTVAPTQISISATYPGASASIVVDSVISVIEEELNGAKGLLYYESSASSTGVGEITVTFQPGTEPDLAQVDVQNRLKKAEARLPAAVTQQGVQVEQANAGFLLIYSLTYKGDAANKDVVGLADYAARNINNEVRRVPGVGKLQFFAAEAAMRVWVDPQKLVGYGLSVADVSAAIAAQNVQVPAGSFGSRPGNADQELTATIAVKGTLDTPEEFGGIVLRADASGARVLLSDVARLEIGRQSYGFETRSDGKKSVAAAVQLSPGANALQTAEGVKARLAELSKTFPADLEYSVPYDTSRFVGVAIQKVLMTLGEAVLLVFLVMFLFLQNFRYTLVPTIVVPVCLLGTLGVMYVLGFSVNMMTMFGMVLAIGILVDDAIVVVENVERLMVEEGLSPRDATVKAMQQVSGAIVGITLVLSAVFFPLAFMSGSVGVIYKQFSLSLAVSILFSGFLALTLTPALCATLLKAVPKGHHEEKKGFFGWFNRRFAKLTSSFEALNSRLLRRAGRYMVIYVGLVVLLGFFYMRLPESFVPVEDQGYYIVDVQLPAGATHARTDKVMKTLEDYMLSREATESAIAILGFSFSGSGENAGLVFPTLKDWSVRGKGQSAEDEVAAFNAHFAGMTEAKVMAVNAPPIEGLGNSGGFSLRLQDRAGLGRDALVAARNKVLQEANSSPVILYAMMEGLQDAPQLRLDIDREKARALGVSFDTINTAVSSAYGSATVNDFANSGRLQRVVVQADVVERMTPERILKLHVPNASGEQVPFSAFATTSWETGPVQLSRYNGYPAFKISGDTKPGFSSGEAMAELERIVSTLPPGIGYEWTGLSYQERLAGSQAAFLFALAIVVVFLLLVALYESWSIPAAVMLIVPIGALGSVLAVTVLGMSNDVYFKVGLITIIGLAAKNAILIVEFAKELREQGRTLVEAALEATRLRFRPIVMTSLAFILGVVPLAIATGAGAASQRAIGTGVIGGMLTATLLGVIFVPIFFVWVLSLFSRKSGKHADTTTSPQTHAGEQH, encoded by the coding sequence ATGCCGAAATTTTTCATCGACCGCCCCAACTTCGCGTGGGTGGTCGCCATTTTCATCGCGCTCGCCGGCTTGCTGGCGATCCCGTCGCTGCCGGTGTCGCAATTCCCGACCGTGGCACCGACGCAGATATCCATCAGCGCCACCTACCCCGGTGCGTCCGCCTCCATCGTGGTCGATTCGGTGATCAGTGTCATCGAAGAAGAACTCAACGGTGCCAAGGGCCTGCTGTATTACGAATCGTCCGCCAGCTCCACGGGCGTGGGCGAAATCACCGTCACCTTCCAGCCCGGCACCGAGCCTGACCTGGCACAGGTGGACGTGCAGAACCGTTTGAAGAAAGCCGAAGCGCGTCTGCCCGCTGCCGTCACGCAGCAAGGCGTGCAGGTCGAACAGGCAAACGCCGGCTTTCTGCTGATCTATTCGCTGACCTACAAGGGTGATGCGGCCAACAAAGACGTTGTGGGACTTGCTGACTACGCCGCACGCAACATCAACAACGAAGTCCGCCGTGTGCCGGGCGTCGGCAAGCTGCAGTTCTTTGCGGCTGAAGCGGCCATGCGCGTGTGGGTCGATCCGCAGAAGCTGGTCGGATATGGCTTGTCGGTGGCCGATGTCAGCGCTGCGATTGCGGCGCAGAACGTCCAGGTGCCGGCAGGCAGCTTCGGCAGCCGCCCTGGTAATGCCGATCAGGAACTGACTGCAACCATCGCAGTGAAAGGCACGCTGGACACGCCCGAAGAGTTCGGCGGCATTGTGTTGCGCGCGGACGCAAGTGGTGCGCGTGTGTTGCTGTCGGACGTGGCACGCCTGGAAATCGGTCGTCAGAGCTACGGCTTCGAGACCCGTTCGGATGGCAAGAAGAGTGTGGCGGCTGCTGTGCAGCTCAGCCCGGGTGCCAATGCGCTGCAAACGGCTGAAGGCGTGAAGGCACGCCTGGCTGAACTGTCGAAGACCTTCCCGGCAGACCTGGAATATTCGGTGCCTTACGACACCTCGCGCTTCGTGGGCGTGGCGATTCAGAAAGTGCTGATGACGCTGGGCGAAGCCGTGCTGCTGGTGTTCCTGGTGATGTTCCTGTTCCTGCAGAACTTCCGCTACACCCTGGTGCCCACCATTGTGGTGCCGGTATGTTTGCTGGGAACCCTGGGCGTGATGTACGTGCTGGGCTTTTCGGTCAACATGATGACCATGTTCGGCATGGTGCTGGCCATCGGTATTCTGGTGGACGATGCCATCGTGGTGGTGGAAAACGTCGAACGCCTGATGGTCGAAGAAGGTCTGTCGCCGCGTGATGCCACCGTCAAGGCCATGCAGCAGGTGTCTGGTGCCATCGTCGGTATCACGCTGGTGTTGTCCGCCGTGTTCTTCCCGCTGGCCTTCATGAGCGGCTCGGTGGGCGTCATCTACAAGCAGTTCTCGCTGTCGCTGGCGGTCTCGATTCTGTTCTCGGGTTTCCTGGCCCTGACGCTGACCCCCGCCCTGTGCGCGACCTTGCTCAAGGCCGTGCCCAAGGGCCACCATGAAGAAAAGAAGGGTTTCTTTGGCTGGTTCAACCGTCGTTTCGCCAAGCTGACCTCCAGCTTCGAGGCACTCAATTCGCGTCTGCTGCGCCGTGCCGGCCGCTACATGGTGATCTATGTGGGCCTGGTGGTGCTGCTTGGATTCTTCTACATGCGCCTGCCCGAATCCTTCGTGCCGGTGGAAGACCAGGGCTACTACATCGTTGACGTGCAATTGCCGGCCGGTGCTACCCATGCCCGTACCGACAAGGTCATGAAGACGCTTGAGGACTACATGCTGTCGCGCGAGGCCACGGAATCGGCGATTGCCATTCTGGGGTTCAGCTTCTCGGGCAGTGGTGAAAACGCAGGTCTGGTGTTCCCGACGTTGAAAGATTGGTCGGTGCGTGGCAAGGGTCAGTCTGCCGAGGATGAAGTGGCGGCTTTCAATGCCCATTTTGCTGGCATGACCGAGGCCAAGGTCATGGCAGTCAATGCACCGCCCATCGAGGGTCTGGGCAATTCGGGTGGTTTCTCGCTGCGCCTGCAAGATCGTGCGGGGCTGGGTCGTGACGCGCTGGTTGCCGCACGCAACAAGGTGCTGCAAGAGGCCAATAGCTCGCCGGTGATTCTGTACGCGATGATGGAAGGTCTGCAGGACGCGCCGCAATTGCGCCTGGATATCGACCGCGAGAAAGCGCGTGCGCTGGGTGTGAGTTTCGACACGATCAACACTGCCGTGTCCAGCGCCTATGGGTCGGCCACCGTGAACGACTTCGCCAATTCCGGACGCTTGCAGCGTGTGGTGGTGCAGGCCGATGTGGTTGAACGCATGACGCCCGAGCGCATTCTGAAATTGCACGTACCCAACGCCAGCGGCGAACAGGTCCCGTTCAGCGCGTTTGCGACGACCTCGTGGGAAACCGGACCCGTGCAGCTGTCGCGCTACAACGGCTACCCGGCATTCAAGATTTCTGGCGACACCAAACCCGGCTTCAGCAGCGGTGAGGCAATGGCCGAACTTGAACGCATCGTGTCCACCTTGCCGCCTGGCATTGGCTACGAGTGGACGGGTCTGTCCTACCAGGAACGCCTGGCCGGTTCACAAGCTGCCTTCCTGTTCGCGCTGGCCATCGTGGTGGTGTTCCTGCTGCTGGTGGCCTTGTACGAAAGCTGGAGCATTCCGGCTGCGGTGATGCTGATCGTCCCGATCGGTGCCCTGGGTTCCGTGCTGGCGGTAACGGTGCTGGGCATGTCCAACGACGTGTACTTCAAGGTGGGCCTGATCACCATCATTGGCCTGGCGGCAAAGAACGCGATTCTGATCGTGGAATTCGCCAAGGAACTGCGCGAGCAGGGCCGCACGCTGGTCGAGGCTGCACTGGAAGCCACCCGGCTGCGCTTCCGCCCGATTGTGATGACCTCGCTTGCGTTCATCCTGGGCGTGGTGCCGCTGGCGATTGCCACCGGCGCAGGTGCTGCCAGCCAGCGTGCCATCGGCACCGGCGTGATTGGCGGCATGCTGACCGCAACCCTGCTGGGCGTGATCTTCGTGCCTATCTTCTTCGTCTGGGTGTTGTCGCTGTTCTCGCGCAAATCGGGCAAGCACGCCGACACCACCACCTCGCCGCAAACCCATGCCGGGGAGCAACATTGA
- a CDS encoding efflux transporter outer membrane subunit produces MSVTFKRCALAMSVLLAGCSLTPTLERPEAPIPVQWPAVPGAAGQAVGAPTVATLAWQDFVVDARLRALIDLSLRNNRDLRQAWLNVEAARTQYSVQRADRLPGINADAGATRQRVPADQSTTGQASTQSSYQANIGLAAFELDVFGRVRALSDAALEEFLSTEAATQSTHITLVSEVIQAYLTREGAQRRHRLTEQTLASREASLNLISRRRQAGTATALDQQEAQGLTEQARVSLARTEREIRQSTYALGLLVGVSDIEAQLASYPASDLLLVQDIAAGTPSDLLEQRPDIRSAEHQLRARNANIGAARAAFFPRISLTGLFGTSSTELSSLFGSGQLAWSFMPQVTLPIFDGGRNQANLDLATIRKDSAVAGYEKAVQTAFREVADALAATDTLRREEAAQRALVASSQETLRLSQARYRAGVDDHLRYLDAQRNDFVNQTSLIDIGTQRQMALASLFRSLGGGWQSASPQVN; encoded by the coding sequence ATGTCCGTTACTTTCAAGCGTTGTGCACTGGCCATGAGCGTGCTGTTGGCCGGTTGCTCGCTGACCCCGACGCTTGAGCGTCCCGAGGCACCAATCCCGGTGCAGTGGCCGGCGGTGCCGGGTGCCGCCGGGCAAGCTGTTGGTGCACCCACCGTTGCCACGCTGGCCTGGCAGGATTTCGTGGTGGATGCGCGCCTGCGTGCATTGATCGACCTGTCTTTGCGCAACAACCGTGATCTGCGCCAGGCCTGGCTGAACGTGGAGGCCGCGCGCACACAGTACAGCGTGCAGCGGGCCGACCGCTTGCCGGGTATCAACGCCGACGCGGGCGCTACCCGTCAGCGTGTTCCGGCAGATCAAAGCACTACCGGGCAGGCAAGCACCCAGAGCAGCTATCAGGCAAACATCGGCTTGGCGGCTTTTGAGCTGGATGTGTTCGGCCGTGTTCGTGCGCTGTCCGATGCGGCGCTGGAAGAATTCCTGTCTACGGAAGCCGCCACGCAAAGCACACACATCACCTTGGTGTCCGAGGTGATCCAGGCGTATCTGACGCGTGAAGGTGCCCAGCGCCGTCATCGTCTGACCGAGCAGACCTTGGCCTCGCGCGAAGCGTCCTTGAACCTGATCTCCCGTCGCCGTCAGGCGGGCACGGCAACGGCGCTGGACCAGCAAGAGGCCCAGGGACTGACCGAACAGGCGCGCGTGTCGCTTGCGCGTACCGAGCGTGAAATCCGCCAGAGCACTTATGCACTGGGCCTGCTGGTGGGCGTGAGTGATATCGAAGCGCAACTGGCGTCGTATCCGGCCAGCGACTTGTTGCTGGTGCAGGATATTGCCGCGGGCACGCCTTCAGACCTGCTTGAACAGCGCCCCGACATTCGGTCGGCGGAACATCAGCTGCGTGCACGCAATGCCAACATCGGTGCTGCACGCGCGGCGTTCTTCCCGCGCATTTCGCTGACCGGCCTGTTCGGCACGTCCAGCACGGAACTGTCGAGCCTGTTCGGATCGGGCCAGCTTGCGTGGTCCTTCATGCCGCAGGTGACCTTGCCGATCTTCGATGGCGGGCGCAATCAGGCCAATCTGGATCTCGCCACGATTCGCAAGGACAGTGCGGTGGCGGGTTACGAGAAAGCGGTGCAGACGGCTTTCCGCGAAGTGGCCGATGCGCTGGCGGCTACCGATACCTTGCGTCGTGAAGAAGCGGCACAACGGGCATTGGTGGCCAGCAGCCAGGAAACGCTGCGTCTGTCGCAGGCACGTTACCGCGCCGGGGTCGATGACCACCTGCGTTACCTGGATGCACAGCGCAACGACTTCGTCAATCAGACCAGCCTGATCGACATCGGCACTCAGCGGCAGATGGCGCTTGCCAGCCTGTTCCGGTCCTTGGGTGGTGGTTGGCAATCGGCATCGCCGCAAGTGAATTAG